The genomic stretch AGAAGTCGACCTGATTCGTATTCAAGGGCGTAGATGATCGGCGCCGTCAACGGATTGGTGACCCACACGCCGACCAGGGCGGCAATGCGGTTTTCACGCAGCAGAAAAGCCAGAAAAACGGCGATAATCATCTGAAACCCGAAAGTCGGGGTCATACCCACCAGGACTCCAAGGGCCAGGCCTTTGGCAATCTCGTCCGGCGACTTGCGTAGGCGGACAAGCAGAAGCAGATTCAACTTAAGTTGCCGGACCAAAGAAAAACGCCGCCACATAAATTAGGCTCAATCTCCAGAAAGCAGGCCGGCCTGATCCAGGGGCCAACTGGCGACAGCGTTGAGATCGAGGGTCCCCCTGCACCCGGACTCCAAGTAGGCATTGCCGGCGACGGCCAGCATGGCGGCGTTGTCGCCGCAGAGACCCGGCGAAGGGAAAAACACCTCGAAACCTTTTTCCACACCCTCTTTTTGAAAGGATTGGCGCAGCCCCCGGTTGCAGGCGACCCCACCGGCGACGACGATGCGCGAGAGTCCGTGTTCTTCTGCCGCCCGCAGGGTCTTGCGGGTGAGAACCTCGACAACGGCGGTCTGGAACCCGGCGGCGATATTTCGCAAAGTCGCTTCATCCACCTGCGATTTCAGGTGGCGAACGTGATTCAGCACAGCCGTCTTGATGCCGCTGAAGCTGAAATCGAGATTTTTCTGGTGCAGGAGGGGGCGCGGGAAAAGGATGGCCTCGGGGTCGCCCTCGGCTGCCAGCCGGTCGATGACCTGACCGCCGGGATACCCCAATCCCAGCAGCTTGGCCACCTTGTCAAAGGCCTCGCCGGCAGCGTCATCGAGGGTCCTGCCTAGCACAGTATAGCGACCGATGCCGTCGACCCTATAAAGGTGGGTATGCCCCCCGGATACAGCCAGCGCGAGAAAAGGAAAATCGATTTCCTGCTCCAGCAGGGGCGAAAGAATGTGCCCCTCAATATGGTGAACCCCCACCATGGGAATGCCGCGGGCAAAAGCCATGGCCTTGGCCACGGAAAGACCGACCAGCAGGGCGCCCACGAGGCCGGGACCGCGGGTAACGGCAATCCCCTCAATCTCCATCAGGGAAACCCGGGCTTTTTCCAAAGCCTCGTCAATAACCACGGAGATGGCCTCGACGTGCTTGCGCGAGGCCAGTTCGGGAACGACCCCGCCATAGCGCGCGTGGATATCGACCTGGGAGGCGATGACATTGGATAAAACCTCGCGGCCATGGCGCACCACGGCGGCGGATGTTTCATCGCAGGAAGATTCAATGGCGAGTACAAGCATTCTTAAAACGTCTTCACAAGGTCTAAGGGTCAGTCCTACAGCAGGTTGGCCGCCAATTCGGCCAACTGGGAGCGTTCCCCCTTGGTCAGGGTGACATGCCCGGCAATTTCCTGGCCCTTGAATTTTTCAACCGTGTAGGTCAGGCCATTGCTGGACGAATCGACATAGGGATTGTCGATCTGGTACGGGTCACCGGTAAGGACGATCTTGGTCCCCTCCCCGGCCCGCGTGATGATGGTTTTTATTTCGTGGGGAGTCAGGTTCTGGGCCTCGTCGACGATCATGTACTGCTTGGGGATGGAACGGCCGCGGATATAGGTCAGGGGTTCGATCTCCATCAGCCCCATGTCGACGAGTTCCTTGTAGCCCCTTTTGCGCTTGCCACGCTCCTCCACCGCCCCCAGCAGCAGTTCGACGTTGTCGAAAATGGGCTGCATCCAGGGCGCCAGCTTTTCTTCGACATCGCCCGGCAGAAAACCGAGATCCTTCCCCATGGGAAAAACAGGACGCGACACCAGCAGCCGGCTGAAGGATCCTTCATCGGCGGACTTGAACAGGCCGGCGGCAATGGCCAGCAGGGTTTTGCCAGTGCCAGCCTTACCGACCAGGGTCACCAACTGGATGTCGTCATCGAGCAACAGGTCCAGAGCGAACTGCTGCTCCCGATTACGAGGCAGAATGCCCCAAACGCCGTCCTTAGGAGGGCGAACCAGGGGATTGAGGCGTTCCATCTTGGCGTTGTAGCGACCAATGGCGGTATGGGAAGGATTGGACGCCTCTGCCAGGGTGATGCCCTGGTTGGGATAATAGGGTCCCGAAAAATCAAGGTAGCCCTGACCGTAGAAGCGGTCGACCTCGTCCTTGTTGACCACAACCTGGGCGGTGCCCGAATAGAGTTCCTCGATGGAGACCTTATCCGACTCGTAATCCTCGGCCCGCAGACCGATGGCATCGGCTTTGATGCGCAGGTTGGTGTCCTTGGTGACAAAGATAACCGGACAGGAACACTGCTTTTTCATGTCCATGGCGACAGCCAGAATTCGGTTGTCACCACGATCCGCCCGCAGTTCGGGCGGCAGGAGTTTCATCGAGCCGTCAGTGTAGAGTTCCACCTTGAGGATGCCACCGCCTTCAAGGGGTACGCCGTCGACCAGGGGAGCCTTTTGCCGAAAGGAGTCGAGAATACGGGAAATCTGGCGCGCATTGCGCCCGGTCTCACTGAGATCTTTTTTGAAATTATCGATCTCCTCGATGACCGTGATAGGGACGATGACGTCATTGTCTTCAAATTTAAAAATAGCCTGAGGATCATGGAGAAGCACGTTGGTGTCGAGGATGAAGGTCTTTTTCATACGATCCTTTCTTTGATCTGGGCAGCCAGGCCGAATCAGGCCTCGGGGCGTGACAGAATGGCATCCACCGCCGTGAGAAAACAATCGATATCGTCAACTGTGTTGAAAAAACCGGGGCTCACGCGCACGGTCCCCCGCGGGAAGGTGCCGATGGTTCGATGCGCGGCAGGCGCGCAGTGCAGGCCGACCCGGCAGCAGATCTGGTGCTCGTGATCGAGCAGAAAACCGACTTCGGCCGGATCCCGCCCGATCAGATTAAAGGAAACGGCACCGCCATGATAGCGGAAATCCCGTGGCCCGTACAGTTCGACGCCTTTTACTTGCCGGAGGCCATCCATCAGGCGTTGCAGCAAGGTTCTTTCGTGAGTGCGAATGGCTTCGATTCCCGTTTCGGCGATAAATTCGACGCCCGCCTTGAGTCCGGCCAGTCCCGGGGTGTTGACCGTTCCGCTTTCCAGATGTTCGGGCATCGATTCGGGCTGGCTCAGGGAATGGGAGGCATTGCCGGTCCCTCCGTAAAGAAGGGGCTTGAGGTTCAAACCAGGATGGACGTACAGGAAACCCGTACCCTGGGGACCATACAGGCCTTTGTGTCCGGGGACCGCCAACAGGTCGATGGCGAGGGCAGAGACATTGAGGGCAAACAGGCCGGCGCTCTGGGCGGCATCGACCATAAAGAGGATACCTTCCTTGCGGCACCAGGGGCCAATCTCTTCAATGGGCTGCAGGGTTCCCGTGACGTTGGAACAATGATTGAGAATGACCAGTCGCGTTTTTTCCCGACAGGCCTTCTTGACGTCCTCGGGATCGATGAATCCCTGCGAATCGGCCGGAACCTGGACGACTTGGACGCCCATTTCCTGCAGGGCAAAAAGAGGCCGCGCCACGGCGTTGTGTTCCATGCCAGAGGTAACAACCCGGTCCCCGGCCTTGAGCAGGCCGAAAAGCGCCAGGTTGATGGCTTCGGTTGCGTTGGCCGTAAAAGCGATACGGGAAGAGTCTTCAATGGCAAAAAGGTCGGCCAGGGCGACGCGCGTTTCATAGACCAGGCGACTGGCCTCTACGGCCAATTGATACCCTCCCCGGCCCGGGCTGGCCCCGATGGTGCGCATGGTCTGTTCAACGGCACGATAAACCGACTCGGGCTTGGGAAAGGAAGTCGCTGCGTTGTCCAGATACAAAGCCATATACACTCGATATAATGTGGGTGACGGGGCCCCTAGCCTGCCTGCGCATTATGACAGGCGGCGGCAAAACAGGCAACCAGACATTGCACAGCATCTATTTTCCGACGCCGATGAAGACGGCATAATTACCATTGCTGGCCGAGGTTGGCAACCTCTTTCGACGGGGAAATTCCACGGAAAGAACGACTTAGGCGAAATAACGGAATCAGATCTCGACGGCGTCGTCGGGCAGGATATGGACCTGACCTGGGACATCGCGGTGGAGGAACAGAAGCGCATCCAGATGGCGCAACAACGTGTTGAGATTTTTACCGTCTTTGGGAAAAGAGACCACGGCGGCGCTGGCCGTTACCGGACCGGCGGCGGAAATAGGCAGATCCCGATGGGACTTCTGCGAAATAAGCTGGCACCCGTTCTGGGCAAGTTTTAGAGCCTCTTCCAGCGGAGTCTCTGGCAAAATCGCGATGAACTCCTCTCCGCCATAGCGAAAAAGGGTATCGAATTCCCGAAAAGATTCCCTGAGCAGGCGGGCTACCGTTTTAAGGACGATATCGCCGTTTGAATGACCGAAACTGTCATTGAAGCGCCTGAAGTCATCCAGATCGAAATGGATGAGAGAAAAGGGAAAGCCATAATACTGGGAACGTGAGAGTTCCTGTTGGAAAAGAGATTTGAATTGACTTTGATTATACAGACGCGTCAGGGGGTCGGTGCGGGTAAAAAAGTCGGCCTGGGCTCGGATTTGCGCATTGTCTATACAGAGAGCGGCAAAAGAGGCAATGATGGAAAATATCTGGATCTGAGAGTCGTGAATCTGACGAGGCTCGAAATCGTCCAGATAAAATATGCCGACTACTTTGTTACGGCATTTAAGGGGAGAAGCCACCAGGGAACGAATGCCCTCTTTTTCCAAAGGCCAGGGTGTCACCGAAAAGGCCATCTGTGTATCTTCAATGACGAAAACTTCGCCCCGCTGGAGTATTCTCTGGGTGACATCCCCCTCTTCAACCACCCAACGGTCGCGGGCCACAAATTGAGGGCTCAACCCTCGGTGCGCGTGCAGAACCAGCTGCCGGGTCTCCTCCTCATACAGGGCGATGCTCCCGGCCGGCATGGAGAGGCTTTCCATACCGATGCGCAGCAGTTTGGCCAGCAGTTCGTCAAGGTCCTGTGGCGACAAAGCCACCTGGGACGCCTTGAAAAGTTCCTGTAGTTGCCGGTTACTGGCCGCCGTTGACTTCAGACCTTCCATCCATCCTTTCATTGGTCACCCCCCCCATAAAACACCGTTTTAACATATTAATGAAAAGTGTAAAGATAATTTTCCTGCCGCAATTAACACCTTTTTGGTTATTTTTAAAAATCACCCAAGGACTTCCTTGACAACCACGACATCTTGTGGAATAAATCTGGACGACCACACAATATTGAGTATCCTGGCAATTTACTGGTCCATGGACCAGCCGCTCTTTGTTTTTCTCAGTTATGACAAAAAAGGACGCCTTATGAAGAAACAGCCCGCCAGCAGCCATCTGCCCCTCTCCAAAAATGCCCTCACCGTACTGGAAAGACGCTACCTGAAACGAAACAGCGACGGCAAGGCGCTTGAGTCGCCGTCCGACATGTTTCACCGGGTCGCCGACGCCATCGCTGCGGCCGAAACGCGTCTAAAGTCGAGCGTCAAGGCGGATGAACTGGCCAAGAAATTCTACGATTTGATGACATCCCTCGACTTTCTCCCCAACTCTCCCACGCTGATGAACGCCGGACGAGAACTGGGTCAGCTCTCCGCCTGCTTCGTCCTGCCCGTCGGTGACTCGATGGAGAGCATCTTCGAGGCCATCAAGCAGACGGCCCTGATCCACAAGAGCGGCGGCGGCACCGGCTTTTCCTTTTCCCGCGTTCGCCCGGCCAATGACGTCGTGCTGTCGACCAAAGGAGTTTCTTCCGGTCCCCTCTCTTTCATGAAGGTGTTCGATGCAGCCACCGAGACCATCAAGCAGGGCGGTACCCGCCGCGGCGCCAACATGGGGATCATGCGGGTCGACCATCCCGACATCATGGATTTCATCATGGCCAAGCGGGACCAGAAGGTGCTCACCAATTTCAATATCTCCGTCGGCTTGACCGAAGCCTTCATGGAAGCAGTTGAAAACGGTGGGGAATACGAGATTATCAACCCCCGCAGCAAAGATGTGGTCAAGAAAATGGATGCCCGCAAGGTGTTCGAACACATCGTCGAAATGGCCTGGACCAACGGTGAACCGGGGATCATCTTTCTCGACCGCCTCAACCGGGACAACCCCACTCCCCAGGTCGGAGAGATCGAGGCAACCAACCCCTGTGGCGAACAGCCCCTGCTCCCCTACGAATCCTGCAACCTCGGCTCCATCAACCTCAGTCACATGGTTGACAAGGGCAAGATGGACTGGAAAAAACTCGGCGACGTCGTCAAAACCGCGACCCGCTTCCTCGACAACGTGATCGAGGTCAACACCTACCCCCTCAAGGAAATCGAGGAGATGACCAAGGCCAATCGCAAGATCGGCCTCGGGGTCATGGGCTGGGCCGACATGCTCATCCTGCTCGGCATCCCTTACAACAGTGCGGAAGCTGTGGCGCTGGGGGAAAAGGTCATGCAGTTCATTACGACCGAGTCTCGTCAGGTCTCCCGCCAGCTCGCCGAGGAGCGTGGCGCCTTCGCCAACTTCAAGGGGAGCCTGTACGACCAGAAGGGGGAGCCGCCGCTGCGCAACGCCACCTGTACAACCATCGCCCCGACGGGCACCATCTCGATTATCGCCAATGCCTCCAGCGGCATCGAGCCCCTGTTCGCAGTCTCCTATGTGCGCCAGGTGCTGGACAACGACATCCTGGTGGAGGTGCATCCTCTATTTGAAAAGATCGCCAAGGAGCGTGGGTTCTACACACCGGAACTGATGAAGCTCATTGCCGAGCACGGTACCATCCAGGACTTCAAACAGATCCCCGAGGATGTGCGCCGCGTCTTTGTCACCGCCCACGATATTACCCCTGAAGACCATATCGCCATGCAGGCGGCTTTCCAGAAATACACTGACAACGCCGTCTCCAAAACGGTCAATTTCCCCCACACCGCCAGCCGGGAGGATGTGTCGCAGGTGTATCGCATGGCCTATCACCAGGGCTGCAAAGGGGTCACCATCTACCGTGACGGCTCCCGCGACCAGCAGGTACTCTCGGTGGGCAAAAAGGATGAAAAGGGCGCCGAAGAGACCATTCCCATGGAGAGCCACAAGGGCAGCCGCAAAAAGGAGCGGCCCCGGGCCCTGCGCGGCGCCACCTACCAGATGGAGACCGGCTGCGGACCGCTCTATGTCACCATCAACGAGGACAGCAACGGTCTCTTCGAACTCTTCACCACCATGGGCAAGGCCGGCGGCTGTGCCGCGTCCCAGTGCGAAGCCATTGGGCGTCTCGTCTCTCTCGCCTGGCGCAGCGGCGTCCAGGCCCGCCAGGCCGTCAAGCAACTCATCGGCATCACCTGCCACAAACCGGCCGGCTTCGGTGAAAACCGCATCACCTCCTGCGCCGACGCCGTGGCCAAGGCGATCCAGATGCACACTCTGACCGAAGGGGAAGAGGCAGCTCAGCTGGTCATCAACGGCGGCGCCTGCCCCGAATGCGGTGGCCCGGTGGAACACGAGGGCGGCTGCAGCGTTTGTCACGCCTGTGGTTATTCTGAATGCGCCTAAACGCCTTTTCCTTCATCAGCCAGGCCCGCAGGGGCCTGGCTTTTTTAGTCCGTTGACAGGTCGGTCACATGTCTGATTCAAAAGAGTGGGAAGAGATCTGCCGGCGCTGCGGGCAGTGCTGTTTCGAGAAGTGGGTGGACGAGAACGGGACGATTTTCCCCACCACCATTGCCTGCCGCTACCTGGACGTGATTGAACGCACCTGCAAGGTCTATCACAAGCGGTTCGAAGTGGGAGAAGGTTGTCTCAAGCTCACGCCGTCCCTGGTAGAAACGGTACAGTGGCTGCCGCCGGACTGCGGGTATGTGCTCCAGCGCCAAAAGCAGGAGCCCGATGAGTCAAAAAAACAGATCTAACGAATGCGGCTTTTTTGACTGAATTCAAGCTTTACAGCCCTGAAAGGTTCTAAGGGCCTGTTCTGACAGGTTCGGCGGCAATTGGCACCGGTGTTGCTAGTAGGCAGAATAAGAACAACTTATTCGCCCCGGTGCTTTCCCTCCTTGGCCCGGGGCATTTTTTTGTTTATGCTCACCCTGACCGCTCGCCGCGCCGGCCCGCCACTCATTCCCATATTCGCCACAGATGGTAGCCATCATGAATGAAGCATCCCGCCGCAAAGCCTGGTTCAGCTGGTGCCTGTATGACTGGGCCAACTCCGCCTATGCCACGGTTATCCTGGCCGCCGTGCTGCCGGTCTATTTTGTCTCCCTGGTGCCGGTCGAAGGCGCCCGCCTCAGCCTTTTCGGCTGGACGCACAACATGCCGGCTTCAGCCTTGTGGGGATATGCCGTTTCCCTGTCCATGCTGCTGGTGGCCATCTCGGCCCCTTTTCTCGGCGCTCATGCCGACCGTAGCGCCTCCAGGCGCCACTGGCTCATCTTCTTCTGCCTGATCGGCTCCGTGGCTACCGCCCTCCTCTTTTGGGCCTCCTCCGGGCGCTACCTGTTGGCCGCGGGGTTGTTCGTTATCGCCAACACCGGCTTTGCCGCCGGCAACATTTTCTACAATGCTTTTTTGCCGGCCCTTGCGGAGGGAAACGACGTCGATCGCCTGTCGGCGCGGGGATTTGCTTCAGGGTATATCGGTGGGGGGCTCGTGCTGCTGGTCGTCTTTGTGATGATCCAGTTTCACGGGGTTTTCGGTTTTGCCGATGCGGGGGCGGCCAGCCGGGCTGGGTTTCTACTGACAGGTCTGTGGTGGCTGCTGTTCTCTCTGCCTATGTTTCACTATGTACGCGAAGACGTCTTCGTCCATGAACCGCAGCCGATGCTGCAGGGGTTTCGGGATTACGTCAAAACCTTTGCCGAAATCCGTCGTTACCGGGATTTGCTGCTCTTTCTGGTGGCTTTCCTTTTCTACAATGACGGCATCCAGACCATCATCGTCGTCTCGGCCATTTTCGGCCGAGAAGAACTGGGCTTGAGCCAGGGTACCATTCTGGGGGCCTTTCTCATGATCCAGTTCGTAGCCATGCCCGGTAGCCTGCTCTTTGGCCGGCTGGCCGAACGTTTCGGCCCTAAACGGTCCGTACTGGCAAGCCTCTTTCTTTTTGCCGGCGTCACCATCTATGCCTTCTTCATGGCGGCAGCCTATGAATTCTGGATTCTGGGGTTTGTGGTGGCCCTGATTCTCGGCGGCAGTCAGGCCATCAGCCGCTCTCTTTTCGCCTCCTTGATCCCCACAGGCAAAAGCGCCGAATTTTTCGGATTTTATGCCATCAGCGGCAAATTTGCCTCCATTTTCGGCCCCATGATCTTCGCCCTGATTGCCGACCTCACCGGCTCGACGCGTCATGCCATTCTGGCCCTGATCGTCTTTTTTGTGGTGGGAATCGTCCTGCTGCTACGGGTAGATATCGAAAGAGGCCGCCAGTTGGCCCGTAGTACCCGTTAGGTTCAGGCCAGTTCGCCGACCAGTCCCTCGCCCTCAAGGCCAGTGAGACGAACCCTCAGCGTTTTATCTGGCAAGTCGTCCCCTCCCCTGAAATGCACCTGCAGGTAGTTGGTCGTCAGACCTTTTCGCCAGCCATTCCGCCCGCCTCCTTCGACCACGACTTCCAGGGTCTGGCCGACAAAACGCCGGGCAAAGATTCGGGTTTTCTCTTCTCCAACAGCTCGCAGACGCGCGGCCCTTTCACGGGCCAGGGCAGAAGGCACCTGCGCGGCCATGCTGGCCGCAGGGGTACCGGGACGGCGGCTGTAGGGAAAAACATGCAGATGGCTGACGGGCAGGCTTTCAACCAGGGCGAGGGTGTTGGCGAACTCATCCTCGGTTTCGCCCGGAAAACCGGCGATGACGTCCAGACCGATGGCCGCCTGCGGCAGACGTCGATGAATGCGCTGCACGAGATCCCGGAAAAAAGCGGTCTGGTAATGACGGTTCATCCGCCGCAGGACCTGGTCGTCGCCGGCCTGCAGCGGGATGTGAAAATGGGGACAAATCACGGACGAGCCGGCCACCAGCTCGATCAGTTCATCGGTAATCTCCGTCGGCTCCAGCGAGCCCAGCCGCAGACGGCGCACGGAGGTGCCCGATTCCAACCGGCGGACGAGATCCGTCAGGGTCAAACTGGGGGTCAGGTCCGTGCCGTAGCCGCCGATATGGATGCCGGTAAGGACGATCTCGGGGTAGCCCGCCTCGACGAGACCGGCTACCTGAGCGACGACCTCCTCCGGCTGCACGGAACGGCTGCGCCCACGGGCATAGGGAATGATGCAGTAGGAACAGAAAGCGTCGCAGCCGTTTTGAATCTGCACAAAGGCCCGGCTGCGCTCGGCAAAGACGGTGGTGGACAGCACCGAGGCTTCGGTTATTTCCCGAATCGGGGAGACCTGCACGACCTGGCCGTCCACACTCTTTTCAATCCACTGCAGAAAGTCCTTCTTCTCATCATTGCCCAGCACGAGGGACACGCCGGGAATGGCCCGCAGGGCCTCGGGGTCGACCTGGGCGTAGCACCCTGTCACCACCACGCGGCAACGGGGATTGAGCCGGCGGGCTCGCCGCACAAGGTTGCGGGATTGGGCGTCGGTGGCACTGGTCACTGTACACGTGTTGACGATGACCAGATCGGCGCCCACATCGAAGGGAACCACCTCGTAGCCGGCTCGCCGCAGATGCTCCTCCATGGCAGCCGACTCGAACTGGTTGGTCTTGCAGCCGAGGGTGGTCAATGAGACACGGCCGTTCATAGGATCCAGCCTCCGCCGAGAATCCGGTCGTCGTCAAAAAAGACCGCGGCCTGCCCCGGAGTGACGCCCTGCTGCGGTTCCTCGAAAAGGACCCTGGACTGGCCATCCGGTCCCGGGGTGATGAGAGCCTTGGCCTCCCGGTGACGGTACCGGATGCGGCAGCGGGCCCGCAGGGGTTCTGGCGGCACGGGGATATTCCAGATGGTTCCCTGCAGGGTCAGTTCGCTGACCGCGAGATGAATTCGCTCCCCCACGATAACGCGGGAAGCCGGTGCGTCGATTTTAAGGACGTAGAGCGGTTCGGGCCAGGCGATGCCAAGACCGCGCCGCTGGCCGATAGTATAGCGAAAGGTGCCCTGATGCCGGCCGAGAACCTGGCCGTTAAGATGGACAATCTCCCCTTCCGGGTGGTCGGGGAGCCCGCGCCGTTCGAGAAAGGAGACGTAATCCCCGTCCGGGATGAAGCAGATATCCTGGCTCTCGGCCTTTTGAGCCACGGGCAGCTGGAAACGGGCGGCGTGCTCCCGTACCCTCGCCTTGTCCATTTCCCCCAACGGAAAAAGAACCTGGCCAAGCTGCTGCTGCGTCAAGGTGAAAAGAAAGTAGCTCTGGTCTTTATGCAGGTTTTTGCCCTTTGCCAGCACATAGCGGTCGCCTTCCTGCAGGATGCGGGCATAGTGCCCCGTCGCCAGAAAATCCCCCCCCAACTCCCGGGCCTTTTCCAGCAGCAGGCCGAACTTGAGGGTCTGGTTGCAGAGGATACAGGGATTGGGGGTCTGACCGGCGAAATAGGTCTGGCAGAAAGGCTCGACAATGCGGCGATAGAATTTGTCGCGCAAATCGAGAACGGTCAAGGGGATATCCAGCGCCTCCGCCACCCGCCGCACATCGGCGGCATGATCCGGGGCCCCCTTGCCGTTTCCGGTCTCAGGAGCGGAATTCTCCTCTTCTTTCCACAGCCGCATATTCAGGCCGGCCACGTCATACCCCTGCTCCTGGAGCAGCGCGGCGGTAACGGAGGAATCCACCCCCCCGCTCATGGCGACGATAACTTTTTTCCGATGTTTCATAGGAGAAGCCTCGATGAAAAAGAGGGCCACTCTCACTAGGAATGGCCCTCTCTGAAAGCTGGAAAATGCTTTAGGAAAGGCGTCTAGGCTTTTGATTCCTTGTAGTTTTTAATGGCTTCATGCAGCGCGTCCGCCGCCAGATTGGAGCAGTGCATCTTGGCGGGAGGCAGACCGTCCAAAGCCTGAGCCACGGCTGCGTTGGTCAGCTCCATGGCCTCGTCGATGGTCTTGCCGATAGCCATCTCCGTCACCATGGACGAGGTGGCGATGGCGGCGCCGCAGCCAAAGGTCTTGAACTTGACGTCCTTGATGACATCGTTTTCGACCTTGAGATAGATCTTCATGATATCGCCGCAGGAAGCATTACCCACTTCGCCGACACCATCGGCGTCTTCGATTTCACCTACGTTGCGGGGGTTGCTGAAGTGATCCATAACCTTGTCGGAATACATATCTTTTTCTCCTTTATCGCGTCTTTTTATTGAGTATTATCCGTGCTGATCCCGTATCGAAGGGGTCAGCATTTCTTGACGATCGGGCAGGTTTCACAGGTCATCGGCTGGCCGCCCCGGTTGTACAGGGGGCTCATATCCCGCAGACGTTGCACGATGGGAGGCAGCACCTCCAGAATGTAGTCGACGTCCTCTTCGGTGTTGTCCGGCCCGAGACTGAAGCGGGTGCTGGAATGGGCCAGCACCACATCCACGCACATGGCGCCCATGACGTGGGAGGGCTCCAGGGAGCCGGAGGTGCAGGCCGACCCGGAGGAGGCGGCGATGCCCTTCATATCGAAATTGAGCAGCAGCGACTCCCCTTCGATGTAGGCGAAGCTGACATTCAGGGTATTGGGTAGACGCAGGGTCGGATGACCGTTGAGCTTGACCTCGGGAATCTGTTCGAAAATCCCTTTTTCCAGGCGATCCCGCAGCGCTCGGATTTTCTCGGCGTGACTCCCCTGCTCCGCTGCTGCCAGTTCGCAGGCCACCCCCAGACCGACAATGCCAGGAACATTGTGGGTGCCGGCGCGACGGTTGCGCTCCTGGTGGCCGCCATGAATGAGCGGAGTCAGTTTGGTGCCACGGCGAATGTAGAGGGCGCCGACGCCCTTGGGGGCGCCCAGCTTGTGCCCGGAGATGACGAGCAGATCCACCCCGGCGGCCTGGACATCGACCGGGATTTTACCGACGGCCTGTACGGCGTCGCTGTGAAAACGGACCTTGTGTTTTTTGGCGATGGCGCCGATTTCTTCAATAGGAAAGATATTGCCCGTTTCGTTGTTGGCCCACATGACGGAGATGAGAATCGTCTTGTCGGTGATGGCGGCTTCGAGATCCTGCAGATCGAGCATGCCGTCGCGGTCCACCGGCAGGTAGGTAACCACGAATCCCTGCTTTTCCAGGGCCTGACAGGTGTTGAGCACAGCCGGATGCTCGACGCTGGTGGCAATGATGTGGTTTCCTTTTTCCCGCAGGGCTTCAGCCGTCCCCTTGATGGCATGGTTGTCCCCTTCGCTGCCGCAGGAAACAAAGACAATTT from Desulfuromonas sp. KJ2020 encodes the following:
- a CDS encoding vitamin B12-dependent ribonucleotide reductase, with the translated sequence MKKQPASSHLPLSKNALTVLERRYLKRNSDGKALESPSDMFHRVADAIAAAETRLKSSVKADELAKKFYDLMTSLDFLPNSPTLMNAGRELGQLSACFVLPVGDSMESIFEAIKQTALIHKSGGGTGFSFSRVRPANDVVLSTKGVSSGPLSFMKVFDAATETIKQGGTRRGANMGIMRVDHPDIMDFIMAKRDQKVLTNFNISVGLTEAFMEAVENGGEYEIINPRSKDVVKKMDARKVFEHIVEMAWTNGEPGIIFLDRLNRDNPTPQVGEIEATNPCGEQPLLPYESCNLGSINLSHMVDKGKMDWKKLGDVVKTATRFLDNVIEVNTYPLKEIEEMTKANRKIGLGVMGWADMLILLGIPYNSAEAVALGEKVMQFITTESRQVSRQLAEERGAFANFKGSLYDQKGEPPLRNATCTTIAPTGTISIIANASSGIEPLFAVSYVRQVLDNDILVEVHPLFEKIAKERGFYTPELMKLIAEHGTIQDFKQIPEDVRRVFVTAHDITPEDHIAMQAAFQKYTDNAVSKTVNFPHTASREDVSQVYRMAYHQGCKGVTIYRDGSRDQQVLSVGKKDEKGAEETIPMESHKGSRKKERPRALRGATYQMETGCGPLYVTINEDSNGLFELFTTMGKAGGCAASQCEAIGRLVSLAWRSGVQARQAVKQLIGITCHKPAGFGENRITSCADAVAKAIQMHTLTEGEEAAQLVINGGACPECGGPVEHEGGCSVCHACGYSECA
- a CDS encoding MFS transporter; protein product: MNEASRRKAWFSWCLYDWANSAYATVILAAVLPVYFVSLVPVEGARLSLFGWTHNMPASALWGYAVSLSMLLVAISAPFLGAHADRSASRRHWLIFFCLIGSVATALLFWASSGRYLLAAGLFVIANTGFAAGNIFYNAFLPALAEGNDVDRLSARGFASGYIGGGLVLLVVFVMIQFHGVFGFADAGAASRAGFLLTGLWWLLFSLPMFHYVREDVFVHEPQPMLQGFRDYVKTFAEIRRYRDLLLFLVAFLFYNDGIQTIIVVSAIFGREELGLSQGTILGAFLMIQFVAMPGSLLFGRLAERFGPKRSVLASLFLFAGVTIYAFFMAAAYEFWILGFVVALILGGSQAISRSLFASLIPTGKSAEFFGFYAISGKFASIFGPMIFALIADLTGSTRHAILALIVFFVVGIVLLLRVDIERGRQLARSTR
- the mtaB gene encoding tRNA (N(6)-L-threonylcarbamoyladenosine(37)-C(2))-methylthiotransferase MtaB; protein product: MNGRVSLTTLGCKTNQFESAAMEEHLRRAGYEVVPFDVGADLVIVNTCTVTSATDAQSRNLVRRARRLNPRCRVVVTGCYAQVDPEALRAIPGVSLVLGNDEKKDFLQWIEKSVDGQVVQVSPIREITEASVLSTTVFAERSRAFVQIQNGCDAFCSYCIIPYARGRSRSVQPEEVVAQVAGLVEAGYPEIVLTGIHIGGYGTDLTPSLTLTDLVRRLESGTSVRRLRLGSLEPTEITDELIELVAGSSVICPHFHIPLQAGDDQVLRRMNRHYQTAFFRDLVQRIHRRLPQAAIGLDVIAGFPGETEDEFANTLALVESLPVSHLHVFPYSRRPGTPAASMAAQVPSALARERAARLRAVGEEKTRIFARRFVGQTLEVVVEGGGRNGWRKGLTTNYLQVHFRGGDDLPDKTLRVRLTGLEGEGLVGELA
- the mnmA gene encoding tRNA 2-thiouridine(34) synthase MnmA; the protein is MKHRKKVIVAMSGGVDSSVTAALLQEQGYDVAGLNMRLWKEEENSAPETGNGKGAPDHAADVRRVAEALDIPLTVLDLRDKFYRRIVEPFCQTYFAGQTPNPCILCNQTLKFGLLLEKARELGGDFLATGHYARILQEGDRYVLAKGKNLHKDQSYFLFTLTQQQLGQVLFPLGEMDKARVREHAARFQLPVAQKAESQDICFIPDGDYVSFLERRGLPDHPEGEIVHLNGQVLGRHQGTFRYTIGQRRGLGIAWPEPLYVLKIDAPASRVIVGERIHLAVSELTLQGTIWNIPVPPEPLRARCRIRYRHREAKALITPGPDGQSRVLFEEPQQGVTPGQAAVFFDDDRILGGGWIL
- the nifU gene encoding Fe-S cluster assembly scaffold protein NifU, which encodes MYSDKVMDHFSNPRNVGEIEDADGVGEVGNASCGDIMKIYLKVENDVIKDVKFKTFGCGAAIATSSMVTEMAIGKTIDEAMELTNAAVAQALDGLPPAKMHCSNLAADALHEAIKNYKESKA